In Syngnathoides biaculeatus isolate LvHL_M chromosome 8, ASM1980259v1, whole genome shotgun sequence, the genomic stretch aaccaatcgacaccgCGAGATATGTATGCGCgacccagcctttttttttttttttttaatgtcagtgATTTTCACATTGTTGATATCGTAACGGGAAGAGGAAGAATCCCTTTCTCCCTTGCAAATAAAAACAGGTTTGCAGTCGTGACATTTTGGCCACTGGGAGGAAGCAAAAGATAGCGTTAAAACagacgtttaaaaaaatggactctTTTATGTACATGTTGTTGAGTCTCTGAAATGCTTCCCAACACATTAAGCCTGAGTTTGTGATCATCGTCATAATAATTATGTTCTACTAAATTGTTGCTCTGATGGTGGAGGGTATTTGTGGTGGGCTACGTCATGTGCCACACTGCTACATTTATTGATGTGTAGTTTAGTGACGTCCAGAATGGTGAAACGCGCCAATTTCACCACAGACATGTTGTGAatacttttaaattgtgaaaagaaATCCATACTCTGTGTCATGTATTGTTTAGCCTAAATCTTGCTTatacttgtgcaaaaaaaaaaaaaatcaaaaatatgaatgaagaTGAAAATGTCTCACATGAAATACTTCAAGTTGATTTATTGGAAAATGACATAACAGAAGAGTTGTAGAGTTTGGCAATTCAAATCTTGAATTATGAACTAGCAATATTGTGTCTTTATATGAAAAAAGAGCTGCTATCATTATTGAAAAATACAGTGATAGCTCTACTTATGAGATTAATttgttccggaagtcatttcatagcatgttttttttttccatgatagAAGCGTTTttccaagacccccccccccccccccaagaaaaaaaaaatcaaagtacatcatgtaaagaataatgaaaaaaaatttcatttatcTTTGGCGTTGTGGGACTATGCGGAGAGaagcaaaaggcattgtgggggacggaggaggaggaggtaaaCGTTTGGCAGCTAAGAGAAATATGGATGTCCGCGCACAACTTCATGCCACAAAATCTTGCTTGGGGGCCGTGGTGAAGAaatatgaataaacttgcaaaaaccaCAAATGCGCTGTCGTGTAACAAAGCGTGTGAAAGCGTTTGCGTGTGATTCGGTGACGCTCGAGCGTCCGAGGGGAACGAAaggcatcatgggtaaagattgaggtCCCTCCGAGCCAACGGGAGCCCAGGAAGATGCTCCGGGGATAGCCaataggagagcagctctactgggccactttcaaaccaaaatactGGATGTTTACCGTGGGTGgaatttggggtggggggggctgcgACTCCAGCTCTTATTTTTTTCCGTTTCGCAACGTGAATTTTCCGTGACgagagacgtttgtaagtagaggcacCACCGTAGTTTTTCTTTCAAGGTGGCGATTTGAGCTATTTGTAGTCGCCCCACACGCCCACCGTCTTGCCATCCCACTCGTTGTTGGACAGGCACTTGACCATGAAGTGTCCCAAGTCGTGTTTGGAGATGGCTCGGCCCTTCAGCGCGTTCTCCGTCACCGTGTAGCGCTCCGTCAGAGGAAGATCGTCTGGAAGATGGTCACAAACCGAGAGTTTTAAGGTCTCACTCGATAGCTCCGGACACCTTCGGTCCATAAGTTGGCTTCAAATATCAATTTTCATGTTAAATATGACAACGCCATCCaatcctataaaaaaaaaaaaaaaaaaaaacggctactTAATTGATTGAACTGTAAAATCGAAAGTTTAGTCAGAACCACATTGAACCTATTCAATTCCATTTGTTTCAATTCAATTATTTATGGAgttgatttttcaaaaatgcttcAATTGAATTTTTGAGGCGCTGGGGCACAGAATTTAAAATGACTGCATTTTATGATTGaattttctacattttaaatttgaaaataaatgaattttcattacaatttctaattaattgtttacatttgtattgAGCTAATGAATATTTTATAACGACAGGGTAATTTGTTTTCCATGTTCATTGCAGTTTTAATCattgaatattgtttttatttaatatatttttggatGTTCAATTATTTGGTTTTGTGGACATTTAATAATGTGATATTGAATTGTGAACTATTCAATAAATTTGCCTTTTTACTTTAGCCAATGATGCATTACATTCATGGTACAATATCCCAATTTATTAAATACATCCAATATTAGATTAGCATTTTATTTCACAATGTTATTCCAAATtttgtaaattaatttaaaattttaaaataaatgaatttttgtTCCAACTTCTAATACATTGTTTAAATTTGTATTGCgataatgaatattttaaaactaCAGAGTAATCTGTTTTCCATGTTCATTACAATTTTAATTCttgaatattattttcatttgatatatttttttgatgttgaattatttgattttgtggaCATTTAATAATTTGATATTGAATTGTGAAACATTCAatacatttgtctttttagttTAGCCAATGATGCATTAAATTCATGGTAGAGTATCCCAATTTATTAAACACATCCAATATTAGATTAGCATTTTATTTCACAATGTTattcaaaaaatgttacattagttttacattttaaaataaaggaaTTTTCATTACGATTTctaataaattgtttaaatttgtATTGCGCGAATGAATATTTTATAACTACAGGGTAATTTGTTTTCCATGCTTCTTAcaattttatattgttttcatttaatatGTTGTTTTGACGttcaattatttgattttgtgggCATTCAGTAATGTGACATTGAATTGTGAACGATTCAatacatttgtctttttagttTAGCCAATGATGTATTTAATTCATGGTACAGTATCCCGATTTGTTAAATGTGATTTTAGGATTCAACGTTTCGCACGAGGTATCTCCGCATTGCTTAGCGACAGCAAGCAAAAGTTTTCGGCCCAGTCCGGGATTGAATTCCCGTCGCGAAGCGTGCACCGACCGGCAATGTGCGGCGGCATGACGGCGACGTAGTCGAGTCCGGACGCCTTGATGACGTCGTACATCCTGTCGTGGTCCTCGGTGACGGCCAGCAGGCGAGGCGGCACTTTGGAGCGGTCCCACAGCAGAAAGGCTGAGCGACGGCGGAAGAGCACGGAAACGCTCGCAAAAGGTGCGCGTCCATGacatgatacaaaaaaaaaaaaaaaaaggaacgtaACGCCTCGTACCTGACATGCAGCCCACCATTTTGCGGATGCCGCGAGCCTTCATGGCCTCCACGATGTTTCTGGTCCCTTCAGACATGACGGTGGTCGGGCCTGACGGAAACACACTCGCTTTTGTTTTGGACTCTACTTTTGGTATGAGTACAAAGTACGGCCGCATCCTCCCGCTTCAGCACCCGTAGACTCTCCTATTTGCACAGTTttcttttggttgtttttccaatttatttgttctcttttttttgggtgggggggaccaACCGTAAGAATGCTTACCGTTGAACTTTTgggtgccgccccccccccgcacacacacgcgcacaaagtGTAGCCTCAATTTTGACGGACATCGAATTTCACTGACATCAAATATCTTCGTCGCactccgaactggtcgccagccaatcgtgggCCGCCTATAAATAAGCAAGCATCCGCACCTCCGGCCAATTTCGAGTCAGTCCCAAGTAAAAGACGCAAACTCCCCCGGTGTTGAACCCCgatccgcagaactgtgaggcagatgcgctaaccacCTATAAATAGCCGTGGGTGTGTGGATGCAGTGTCtagacaaataaaaatagagtGCTGACAGTGAACTTTGCCCTTTTATGGCACTGCACTGTCTACGTCGACGTAGTAGAAGAAGCGATTGCTGTACTCCCCGATGGGTTTCTTGAATTTGTCGACGTGACGAGTGGTCTCTGTTCAATACTTCTTCACA encodes the following:
- the blvrb gene encoding flavin reductase (NADPH), whose amino-acid sequence is MSNAVKNVVIFGATGMTGLATLPLATAADYNVTVLVRDPARLPADHKASRVVVGDVLNKDDVKNAMEGQDAVIIVLGTRNDLSPTTVMSEGTRNIVEAMKARGIRKMVGCMSAFLLWDRSKVPPRLLAVTEDHDRMYDVIKASGLDYVAVMPPHIADDLPLTERYTVTENALKGRAISKHDLGHFMVKCLSNNEWDGKTVGVWGDYK